Genomic window (Pirellulaceae bacterium):
CAGAAAATGTCACGCGGTTCGATCGGCGCCAACAGCTTGCGCACCTCGACAGTCTCCCCCGTATCTTCCAGATCCCCAAACGGATCACCCACTAAGCGAGTCACACGACCATCTTCATGTTGTTTACCGTAACAACAATCTCCGCTACCCGTTTCTAAACGAACGATTCTCACAAGGGAACTCCTATTCGCGATCACTAGGATTCGAACTGTTTCGCGCCAGCAAATCGATCTATCTCATCCTGACGATAAAATCCGACCGTGCTTCAGTTGCCAACATTTTGGTCCCAAAACAATTGCATTTCAACTAGATTCGAGATTAGCGGGCCACAAAGCGGGCCACAAATTGATCGACATTACCAGCTCCCAATACGGCTAACCATTTCTCCTGTCCCGCCGTCGGCGATAATAATCTGCGGTCCGGTTCACCCCTTCTTCCAGCCGAGTGGCAACCCAGTCGGGAAAAAGTTCAGCTATATAATGTGGACTTGGCAACAGGTTTGAAGGGATCACCGGTCCAGCCACCGAAATTCCTGCTGCAGATTCTGACACAAGAGCGTTGATTAGGCTGGCAAAATGTTCCGTGCTGGAGCTCTCACCAGGCAAATCGACAACGGTCGCTTTGCCCTCACATTCGAACGCCGTGCGGACCAAGGCTCGCGCCACATCTTCTACGTAGTCATAGGTTACTTCACCACGGTAACCGATGCTGTAATCGTTACCCATGACCGCTGCTTTGATCGCCAGTGACGGCCCTGCCGTCAAGCCAAGTTCGCGTAAGGGTCCGTAAACAACGTGCGGACGTACGGCGACCGATGGAAGCGAAAAATGTCGCCAATACTGTGCCGCAATTGCATCGGCCGCCAACTTAAACGCTCCATAAAACGTTGGTGCTTGCGAAGCTGAAACATCTGTCCTCACCTCATCACCATGTACAGCGCGAGAACTTGCATAAGAGATCGCTTTCACGCAACCCGCCCGTCGAGCAGCGTCGAAGACACCTGTCGTGCCCAGCACATTGACACGACATCCATCCCAAGGACGCTCCTGACAATCTGGTGTTAGTAATGCCGCCAGGTGAATCACGTGCGCTATCTCATGATGTTCGATGGCACTCTGCATGCTGTCGCGGTCGAGTAACGAGGCATCTGACCAAACAACGTCCTCCGCCCGATCACCAAGCAACTCTTTCCATAGATCCCAAGCAGGCACAAGATCAACCACGACGGGTACGGCATCACGTTCCAACAATTCACGCAAGACCCAACAGCCGATAAAGCCACTTCCTCCGGTTACCAAAACGTATGGCTTCATCTAACGCTCCTTACTTGGAGCCAAACAGCGTCCCTTTTCACCGATCGCACCATTTCATCCTTAACTTCCTATCCAAACATCCGGCCAAGATTCAGTCGATCATCTCGAGAGGCAGATGACGTTGTGATCCGAACAGTCACTGCGACTTAACAATAACACAGTTTCCTCACGGGCCCACTTGTCACGGGCCCACTTGATTGACAATGTTCTGAAGCGGCTCATCTCGGACAGCTGCAACCGCCAGTCTTGCTGCCGTTTCGCGCAATCGATGAATCGCTTTGGTGCTAACGGAAGCAACATGGGACGAAACAACAACATTGTTCATCTGTAGAAGAGGGCTATCTGCGCAAAGTGGCTCTGGATCAAAAACATCCAACGCGGCGGCCCCGAGATGCCCAGATTTCAACGCTGAAACCAACGCATCTTGTTCGATCAGATCACCTCGGCCCACATTGATAAGAATTGACCCCGGCTTCATCGACCGCAGATTCTGCTCGTTGATCAATCCACGAGTTATGTCGGTCGAGGGACAGTGCAATGTGACAACATCAGATTCAGCAAGCAATTCCTCGGGTGTCATTAGAACACAGCCTTGCATGGCTACCGCTTCAGCAGAAACAAACGGATCCGCCACCAGTATTTTCGGCCGAAACGGCTTCAGGCGCTCAACGACCGCAGATCCGATGCGACCCAATCCAATCACACCGACCGTTTGATCACAGAGAGCTCGCATCTGATCGACTTCAACGCCAAGCCCCCATTCGTTTTCCAGCAATTTAGCGCAGTTCGCTCGAAGATGCCGCGTCATTGCCAGGATAAACGCCAGCGTGTGATCGGCAACTTCATCCACGCAATAATCGGGAATATTGCAAACGGGTATTTTTCGTTCTCGAGCTACATCGCAGGCCACATTGTCGTAGCCAACCCCATAGCGAACGATCACTCGAGCCCTTTCCATTGAACGGACCACATCCGCGTTGACCGGCGCGAATTGAGTTATAACCGCATCAACGCCTGACACGAGTGGAATCAGCAACTCTGGCGTCTTACATTGCCCACTGACAACCTGACCGCCCGCCGCCTCAATAATGCCTTTCTCAATCTCCAACGACGAAAAGGTAAAATCCGTTATCGCCACTTTGAACATTATGAGTCTCCTTCGTCACACACTTGCATGGACACGGTTCCGTCAACCGCCAATCTAATGGCTCAAATATCCACCGTCAACGGCGTACCAATCGTCGGCCGCACGCAGAAGAATAGCAGCATGGCCGCACTCGATACGGGCAAATCAGAACAACCGATCAGAAAATCCAAATCGGGTATCAAGAAGGGTTTCAGGACATTTTCAAAAATGGACGGTCATGACATGGATGGCGATGATACACGAGTTAGGCGGAATGGCTTTGCAGCAATCGCGAACACTTAATCGCGAACACTTAATCGCGAACACTGGCACGAGATACAAGGGGTCATTCCCACACGTTTCTGAATGAATCGCAAAAAAATCACGACAGCCGCTCACTGCCATGGTCTCCTTGTCAGCCTTTTGCTGACAAGGAAAAATGTTGTCCACCGAGAATCAGGAACAGCGCCTTGGACGAGCAATCACCAGCATTACGAACATCCTGACTTACGCCAGCAGTTCTCCGACGACTTTTCCGTAGACATCGGTCAATCGATAGTCGCGACCTTGATGCAGGTAGGTCAGTCGCTCGTGATTCAGACCGAGCTGATGCATGAGGGTCGCATGGAGATCGCATGGAGATCGTGAACAGGCAGTTCATCACGTACGGCAGTATAGCAGAAGTCATCCGTTTCCCCATGGATGAGCCCGGACTTAAATCCGCCCCCGCCTACCAGCATCGTAAAGCAGTTCGCATGATGGTCTCGACCATACGACTCCTTTACTTTTCCAGTCTGACTGAACGTAGTGCGACCGAATTCGCCACCCCAGACAACGATCGTATCATCAAACAGTCCGCGTTGGATAAAGGTCTTGGATTAATCCAGCTGTAGCGCGGTCTGTTTCCTAACAACGTTTGGGCAAATGATCAGGCAGATTGAAATGATGGTCCCAACCAGAATGATAAAGCGGGATGAAGCGTACATCTCGCTCTGCCAGTCTCCGTGCCATCAGGCAATTGTACGCATAGGTTCCTGGCTGCCTTGCCTCCTCTCCATAGAGTTGATAAGTCGATTTTGTTCGTCGGACAGATCGGCAAATTCGAGAACGGGGGTCCGCATACGGAGCGCCATTTCGTATTGTGCGATGCGTGCCTCCACCGCCGGGTCACCACTAGAAGCCAACTCTTGCTCGTTCAGGGCATTGACCACATCGAGGATTTTGCGTTTGTCGCCGATGGGCTTCTGCGTCGGATCCTTCAGATACAACACGGGCTCGGCCCCGGAACGCAGCCGCACTCCAGCAAAACGCGATGATAGAAAGCCGCTCCCCCAAAGCGATTATTCAACGGTTGCATATTGCCGAGGTCACCACGTGACACCAGCACAACAAAATCAGGCAGTTCACGATTCATCGTACCCAAACCATCACTGAGCCAAGCTCCGATCGAGGGTTGCCCAGGTAAATTGTGGCCGGTGTGCATGAAGTTCAGCGCCGGATCGTTGTTGACTGGTGTGGTGCTTACGCTGCGAACAATTGAGACTTTTTCCGTTGAGACTTTGTCCGTGATCGTACTGATATGGGGTAACAACTCGCTCACTCACGCACTATTTTCACCGTGCTGGAAAAATCGATAGCGTGTATTGATCACAGGATGAATCTCGTGCTGATTCGTGCAGCCAGTCAGACGACCTGATTTTTCAACGAGCTTAAAAATATCTTGCCCATGAAACTTAGCGAGTGCGGGCTTGTAATCGAACAAATCGACCTGTGACGGCCCACCGGACTGGAACAGGTAAATCACCCGTTTGGCAGGCGGCGCATGATGCGATCGTTGCCTCGTGACCTGCTCGACACCTTCAAGTTTGGCAAGTGCCATACTGCCGAGACCGACGCCACTACCCCGTAGAAATGTACAGCGATCAATTCGGTGGAGTATCGATGTAAGCTGCGTCATCTCGACTTACTTTCTCATGATTGTTTCACTGAGATTAAAGATGGCCAGACAAACGTCGGACATCGCCGCCAATCGCACGGCATCAATTTTGGGATCGGCGGTCGACTCACCAACCTGCAGTAATTTCGCAGCCTGCGCTGGATCGGCCGCATAGCCGTCAAGCCGTTGGTGATACAACTGACTCAGCAGGGCCAATTCTCGCTTGGTCGGAGAGCGTGATAGAGTTCGCCGCATCCCACTGACAATCATTGCGTGTTCAGACGGCTCACTTTTGATGATTCGTTCCGCCAATTTACGAGCTGCCTCGATATAGGTCGGGGCGTGCTGGAGGGCCAAAGCTTGTAACGGCGTGTTCGTCGTCGAACGCAGCACGCTACACATATCGCGACTCGGAGCATCAAACACGGCCATGGCCGGATGCATCGCCGCGCGCCGCCAAAATATATACATACTCTTTCGATAAAGCGCTCCACCACTGTCCTGTTCGTAGACTTCGTCATATCCGGCGGGAGCGTTCACATCCTCCCAGATGCCAGAGGGTTGGTACGGTTTAACACTCGGCCCGCCCACTTGACGCGTCAACAAGCCACTAACAGCAAGCGCCTGATCACGAATCATCTCGGCAGGTAGACAGAACGAAGCTCCGCGCGCCAGGAGCCGATTCTCGAAGTCTTCCAGTTCGAGACGGCGTCTGGACGATTGTCGGTAGGTTGATGACAGCACGATGGTGGGAATCAAATGGTGCAAGTCCCAGCCGCTCTCGCGAAAGTCGGCCGCCAGCCAATCAAGTAATTCTGGCTTGCTGGGCGTTTCACCCTGCACACCAAAATTGTCGACCGTCTTCACCAACCCAACTCCGAAGAACTGCTGCCAGATACGATTGACGGTGACTCGAGCCAACAACGGATTCTCTGCCGCCGTCAACCAGGCCGCCAGACTAAGTCGC
Coding sequences:
- a CDS encoding SDR family oxidoreductase translates to MKPYVLVTGGSGFIGCWVLRELLERDAVPVVVDLVPAWDLWKELLGDRAEDVVWSDASLLDRDSMQSAIEHHEIAHVIHLAALLTPDCQERPWDGCRVNVLGTTGVFDAARRAGCVKAISYASSRAVHGDEVRTDVSASQAPTFYGAFKLAADAIAAQYWRHFSLPSVAVRPHVVYGPLRELGLTAGPSLAIKAAVMGNDYSIGYRGEVTYDYVEDVARALVRTAFECEGKATVVDLPGESSSTEHFASLINALVSESAAGISVAGPVIPSNLLPSPHYIAELFPDWVATRLEEGVNRTADYYRRRRDRRNG
- a CDS encoding C-terminal binding protein; translation: MFKVAITDFTFSSLEIEKGIIEAAGGQVVSGQCKTPELLIPLVSGVDAVITQFAPVNADVVRSMERARVIVRYGVGYDNVACDVARERKIPVCNIPDYCVDEVADHTLAFILAMTRHLRANCAKLLENEWGLGVEVDQMRALCDQTVGVIGLGRIGSAVVERLKPFRPKILVADPFVSAEAVAMQGCVLMTPEELLAESDVVTLHCPSTDITRGLINEQNLRSMKPGSILINVGRGDLIEQDALVSALKSGHLGAAALDVFDPEPLCADSPLLQMNNVVVSSHVASVSTKAIHRLRETAARLAVAAVRDEPLQNIVNQVGP
- a CDS encoding DUF1501 domain-containing protein yields the protein MHQLGLNHERLTYLHQGRDYRLTDVYGKVVGELLA
- a CDS encoding DUF1501 domain-containing protein, which codes for MVVWGGEFGRTTFSQTGKVKESYGRDHHANCFTMLVGGGGFKSGLIHGETDDFCYTAVRDELPVHDLHAISMRPSCISSV
- a CDS encoding DUF1501 domain-containing protein, giving the protein MCRSVRRTKSTYQLYGEEARQPGTYAYNCLMARRLAERDVRFIPLYHSGWDHHFNLPDHLPKRC
- a CDS encoding DUF1501 domain-containing protein, whose protein sequence is MRLRSGAEPVLYLKDPTQKPIGDKRKILDVVNALNEQELASSGDPAVEARIAQYEMALRMRTPVLEFADLSDEQNRLINSMERRQGSQEPMRTIA
- a CDS encoding DUF1553 domain-containing protein — its product is MVWRLSLAAWLTAAENPLLARVTVNRIWQQFFGVGLVKTVDNFGVQGETPSKPELLDWLAADFRESGWDLHHLIPTIVLSSTYRQSSRRRLELEDFENRLLARGASFCLPAEMIRDQALAVSGLLTRQVGGPSVKPYQPSGIWEDVNAPAGYDEVYEQDSGGALYRKSMYIFWRRAAMHPAMAVFDAPSRDMCSVLRSTTNTPLQALALQHAPTYIEAARKLAERIIKSEPSEHAMIVSGMRRTLSRSPTKRELALLSQLYHQRLDGYAADPAQAAKLLQVGESTADPKIDAVRLAAMSDVCLAIFNLSETIMRK